One Alicyclobacillus acidoterrestris DNA window includes the following coding sequences:
- a CDS encoding YlzJ-like family protein, translating to MHWTTLSDSEIFATPTSSQSASDTVTEEVTVGDAILVLTRSAKTGEATVSRVISPRASDYLRPDWQPGMPYTSR from the coding sequence ATGCATTGGACGACGTTGTCGGACAGCGAAATTTTCGCCACGCCAACATCCTCGCAAAGTGCCTCAGACACCGTCACGGAAGAAGTCACTGTCGGCGACGCTATTCTCGTTTTAACGCGCAGCGCGAAGACGGGTGAGGCGACGGTCAGCCGCGTGATTAGCCCGAGGGCGAGTGATTACCTTCGGCCAGATTGGCAACCTGGCATGCCGTACACCTCGCGGTAG
- a CDS encoding ClpP family protease — translation MGYDMNSPLQQVLRSTKPRRTAVQQAIAQSEAEPVTGDEGANEIVQNIEALGQTAPEDTANVNSDIYCMSIIGQIEGHMVLPPQNKTTKYEHIIPQLVAVEESEKVHGLLLILNTVGGDVEAGLAIAELVASLSKPTVSLVLGGGHSIGVPIAVSSDYTFIAESASMTIHPIRLNGLVIGVQQSFEYLEKMQDRVTKFVVDHSNITEDKFRELMLNTGQMARDIGTTVIGPDAVKYGLVDEIGGLGEAMRKLHELIRERQQTASPAVGVMQ, via the coding sequence ATGGGTTATGATATGAATTCACCTTTACAGCAGGTTCTGCGGTCGACGAAGCCAAGGCGCACCGCCGTCCAGCAAGCTATTGCGCAGTCTGAAGCCGAACCGGTGACCGGCGACGAGGGCGCGAACGAGATCGTTCAAAATATAGAGGCGCTGGGCCAAACGGCTCCTGAGGATACCGCCAATGTCAACAGCGATATCTACTGTATGTCCATCATTGGTCAAATTGAAGGCCACATGGTGTTACCGCCACAGAACAAGACCACCAAATACGAGCATATCATTCCGCAGTTGGTGGCTGTCGAGGAAAGCGAAAAAGTACATGGGTTATTGCTGATTCTGAATACGGTGGGCGGCGATGTCGAGGCGGGGCTCGCGATTGCAGAACTCGTCGCTTCGCTGAGCAAGCCGACGGTCTCGCTCGTTCTTGGCGGCGGCCATTCGATTGGTGTGCCGATTGCGGTGAGTTCCGATTACACATTCATCGCCGAATCCGCAAGTATGACCATTCACCCCATTCGCCTAAATGGGCTCGTGATTGGCGTGCAGCAGTCGTTCGAATACCTTGAGAAAATGCAGGATAGAGTGACGAAATTTGTGGTCGATCATTCAAACATCACCGAAGACAAATTTCGCGAGTTGATGCTCAATACCGGGCAGATGGCGCGGGATATTGGCACAACCGTCATTGGACCGGATGCGGTGAAGTATGGCCTGGTGGATGAAATTGGTGGGCTGGGTGAAGCGATGCGCAAACTGCACGAGTTGATTCGCGAGCGGCAACAGACGGCGAGCCCAGCGGTAGGGGTGATGCAGTAA
- a CDS encoding ribonuclease J, which yields MAKGKARLSIVPLGGVGEIGKNMTLYWYGNDMIVVDAGLKFPEEDMLGIDIVIPDITFLVENREKIRGIFLTHGHEDHIGGLPYILRELNVPVYGTRLTLGLVENKLREHGLLDTAKLNVMDGRSNIQAGVFQVSLFYVNHSIPDTTGFAIETPEGLVVHTGDFKFDQTPVDGRQADIHKLAAFGARGVLALVGDSTNAERPGYTPSELTVGEKINEIVANATGRVIMSTFASNIHRLQLMIRAAEQHGRKVAVVGRSMVNNIQTSLQLGYLEALPETIIDADDVNRIDPEKLVILSTGSQGEPMSALTRMARAAHRKIEIMPGDTVVLASSPIPGNEKYVARTIDQLFRAGANVIYRGVHASGHGSQEELKWMLSLVKPKFFLPVHGEFRMQRTHANLAMEVGVEEENIFITELGDVVEFENGRARLGGKVPAGTVMIDGLGVGDVGNIVLRDRKLLSQDGILVVVVTLSKATGHILSGPDIISRGFVYVRESEALLDEANKLVESTLIKLVTDNVSEWSSLKTAVRDSLGRYLFEQTRRRPMILPIIMEA from the coding sequence TTGGCTAAAGGAAAAGCAAGACTTTCCATCGTCCCGCTTGGGGGCGTTGGTGAGATCGGTAAAAATATGACTTTATATTGGTATGGCAATGACATGATCGTCGTCGATGCCGGGTTGAAGTTTCCTGAAGAAGATATGCTGGGAATCGATATTGTTATACCAGATATTACGTTTTTGGTAGAAAATCGCGAAAAGATTCGCGGAATCTTTCTAACGCACGGCCACGAGGACCACATTGGTGGATTGCCGTACATTCTTCGCGAATTGAATGTTCCGGTTTATGGAACGCGACTGACGTTGGGATTGGTTGAGAACAAATTGCGTGAGCACGGTTTGCTCGACACAGCAAAGCTCAACGTCATGGACGGCCGTTCCAACATTCAGGCAGGCGTTTTTCAAGTATCGTTGTTTTATGTAAATCACAGCATCCCAGATACCACAGGTTTCGCGATAGAGACTCCGGAAGGCCTCGTCGTGCACACAGGTGACTTTAAATTTGACCAGACGCCAGTGGACGGGCGTCAGGCCGACATCCACAAGCTAGCGGCATTTGGCGCCCGCGGAGTGTTGGCGCTGGTTGGCGATAGCACAAACGCTGAACGCCCGGGATACACGCCCTCGGAGCTGACGGTGGGAGAAAAAATTAATGAAATTGTGGCAAACGCGACCGGTCGCGTTATCATGTCCACCTTTGCATCAAACATCCATCGGTTGCAACTCATGATTCGCGCTGCTGAACAACATGGCCGCAAGGTGGCCGTTGTCGGGCGCAGTATGGTGAACAATATCCAAACCAGTTTACAGCTTGGCTATTTGGAAGCTCTGCCGGAGACGATTATTGACGCGGATGACGTCAATCGAATTGACCCGGAAAAGCTGGTCATTCTCTCGACTGGCAGCCAGGGAGAGCCGATGTCTGCACTGACGCGGATGGCGCGGGCGGCGCATCGCAAAATCGAGATCATGCCTGGAGACACAGTGGTGCTCGCGAGTTCCCCAATTCCTGGTAACGAGAAGTATGTGGCGCGTACCATTGACCAACTTTTCCGCGCCGGCGCAAATGTCATTTACCGCGGTGTCCATGCCTCGGGCCACGGTAGCCAGGAAGAACTCAAGTGGATGCTGTCGCTTGTGAAGCCGAAGTTTTTCTTGCCTGTGCACGGTGAATTTCGGATGCAGCGGACGCACGCGAACCTCGCGATGGAAGTTGGCGTCGAGGAAGAGAATATCTTTATCACCGAGCTTGGCGACGTGGTGGAATTTGAAAACGGTCGTGCGCGCCTCGGCGGGAAGGTACCTGCGGGCACAGTGATGATTGATGGACTTGGCGTCGGGGACGTGGGTAATATCGTGTTGCGCGACCGCAAGTTGTTATCCCAAGATGGGATTTTGGTTGTCGTCGTCACACTGTCGAAGGCGACAGGGCACATTTTATCCGGTCCAGATATCATTTCACGCGGGTTTGTCTATGTGCGCGAGTCGGAGGCATTGCTCGACGAGGCCAATAAGCTGGTGGAAAGTACGCTCATCAAATTGGTGACGGACAACGTGAGTGAGTGGTCGAGCCTGAAAACGGCCGTTCGCGATTCGTTAGGCCGCTATCTGTTTGAGCAGACGCGCCGCCGCCCAATGATTCTTCCAATCATCATGGAGGCGTAA